From Chryseobacterium gallinarum, one genomic window encodes:
- a CDS encoding GLPGLI family protein encodes MYSCNYILIFVFCTISFVSGQKYRFVYSYMSIPDTLNKNNIINENMVLEIDKDKSVFISQRKMISDSVMAEDAKKGIMTMPDENINTRYIIVKKYPDFKTNLITDEFSTSYRFIISDDRSLHWVLLPEKRTIGNYECQKAELDFAGRKWIAWFTEEIPFNDGPYKFKGLPGLIIEIKDLSNSHGFQLQGMKKIEDKSVPVIIDEKKKIRSFTFKDFVTFYKEYRKDPAKEFRQRVLSGDVYYESEEKRQEHMKLIESLRKERVKKDNNIIELDLLK; translated from the coding sequence ATGTATAGTTGTAATTATATTTTAATTTTTGTTTTTTGTACTATTTCATTTGTTTCCGGCCAAAAGTATCGCTTTGTATATAGTTATATGTCTATTCCTGACACTCTTAATAAAAATAATATTATCAATGAAAATATGGTTTTAGAGATTGATAAGGATAAATCTGTTTTTATTAGTCAGAGAAAAATGATTTCGGACTCGGTTATGGCAGAAGATGCTAAAAAAGGGATTATGACAATGCCAGATGAAAATATTAATACCAGGTATATTATTGTAAAAAAGTATCCGGATTTTAAAACCAATTTAATAACAGATGAATTTTCGACTTCCTATAGATTTATTATTTCTGACGATAGATCGTTACATTGGGTTCTTCTTCCTGAAAAAAGAACTATTGGGAACTATGAATGTCAAAAGGCTGAATTAGATTTTGCCGGAAGAAAATGGATAGCCTGGTTTACTGAAGAGATTCCGTTTAATGATGGACCATATAAATTTAAAGGCTTACCAGGATTAATTATCGAAATTAAGGATTTATCAAACTCTCACGGCTTTCAACTTCAAGGAATGAAAAAAATAGAAGATAAATCTGTTCCGGTTATCATTGATGAAAAAAAGAAAATACGAAGTTTTACTTTCAAAGATTTTGTCACGTTTTATAAAGAGTATCGTAAAGATCCAGCTAAGGAATTCAGACAGAGGGTTTTGAGCGGAGATGTATATTATGAATCAGAAGAAAAAAGGCAGGAACATATGAAATTGATAGAAAGCCTCAGAAAAGAGAGGGTTAAAAAAGATAATAATATCATTGAACTTGATTTGTTAAAATAA
- a CDS encoding S9 family peptidase produces the protein MKKILLTLTIAAVFQNVSAQEITLDKIYSGYYRGKGIAGISSMKNGENYLVIEPTGIAKYSYKTSQKEGNIVDGKFESYIFSDDESKILLQIESQPIYRHSFLGKFEVRDLKSGKTISLNNGKAVQEPTFSPDATKVAFISDNNLFYQDLTSGKITQITTDGKKNSILNGLADWVYEEEFGHARQYEWSKNSDAIVFVKSDESQVPEIYIPIYGKNLYPAEMRYKYPKAGEKNSIVSAQLYRLDNGKTMQLNLGSFKNYYIPNVFQTAKPDEIVLITSERIQNASDVLKVNTKTGAVQKLFTETDDKWIDTDSPILEFLEDDSFLWGSERDGNRHLYWYDKDGKLKKQVTKGNWEVTDYYGFNPKSKEIYIQTTEKGSINKVISKVNIENGKSRLISNSEGNNSANFSKNYNYFIETSSTASRPHTYVLKDGNGKTVKELQNNNEQLQKLKADNFVEKEFITIPNAVGDQMNAWIMKPKNFDPNKKYPLFMFQYSGPGSQQVANSWDNGNAMWFNHLVQKGYIVACVDGRGTGYKGAKYKKVTYMNLGKYEIEDQITAAKWFGNQSYIDKNRIGMFGWSFGGYMTSLAMTKGADVFKMGIAVAPVTNWRYYDSVYTERFMRTPQENPDGYDKNSPTEYANLLKGKFLLIHGTADDNVHFQNSMEFSEALIQNKKQFDFMAYPDKNHGIYGGQTRPQLYQKMTDFILNNL, from the coding sequence ATGAAAAAAATACTCTTAACTCTTACTATAGCTGCTGTATTCCAAAATGTATCAGCACAAGAAATCACTTTAGATAAAATATATTCAGGATACTACCGCGGAAAAGGTATTGCAGGAATTTCTTCTATGAAAAACGGTGAAAATTACCTGGTTATTGAGCCGACAGGAATTGCAAAGTATTCCTATAAAACATCTCAGAAAGAAGGAAATATTGTTGATGGAAAATTTGAGAGCTATATTTTTTCCGATGACGAATCTAAAATTCTATTGCAAATAGAAAGTCAGCCTATTTACAGACATTCTTTTCTGGGGAAATTTGAGGTCAGAGATTTAAAGTCCGGCAAAACAATCAGTTTAAATAACGGAAAAGCAGTTCAGGAGCCTACTTTTTCACCTGATGCTACAAAAGTAGCTTTCATTTCTGATAACAACCTGTTCTACCAGGACCTTACTTCAGGGAAAATCACCCAGATTACAACGGATGGTAAGAAAAACTCTATTCTGAACGGTTTGGCAGACTGGGTATATGAAGAAGAGTTCGGACATGCCAGACAATATGAATGGTCTAAAAATTCTGACGCTATCGTATTTGTAAAGTCTGACGAAAGCCAGGTTCCGGAAATTTACATTCCCATCTACGGAAAAAACCTCTACCCGGCTGAAATGCGTTACAAATACCCTAAGGCGGGAGAAAAAAATTCTATTGTTTCTGCACAGTTGTATCGTCTTGACAACGGAAAGACTATGCAGTTGAATTTAGGATCTTTTAAAAACTATTATATTCCTAATGTTTTCCAGACTGCAAAACCGGATGAAATTGTTTTGATTACTTCTGAAAGAATTCAGAATGCTTCGGACGTTTTAAAAGTAAACACCAAAACAGGAGCGGTTCAGAAATTATTTACTGAAACGGATGACAAATGGATTGATACAGACAGTCCTATTTTAGAATTCCTGGAAGATGATTCTTTCCTTTGGGGATCAGAAAGAGATGGAAACCGTCACCTGTATTGGTATGATAAAGATGGAAAGCTTAAAAAACAAGTTACTAAAGGAAACTGGGAAGTAACAGACTATTATGGATTCAATCCAAAATCAAAAGAAATTTATATTCAGACTACTGAGAAAGGCAGTATCAACAAGGTTATTTCTAAGGTAAACATTGAAAACGGAAAATCCCGGCTGATTTCTAATTCGGAAGGTAATAATTCTGCTAATTTCAGTAAAAACTACAATTATTTCATTGAAACATCTTCTACGGCTTCCAGACCTCACACTTATGTTTTAAAAGACGGAAACGGTAAAACGGTAAAAGAGCTTCAAAACAACAATGAACAATTACAGAAATTAAAAGCGGATAACTTTGTTGAAAAGGAATTCATCACTATTCCAAATGCAGTAGGCGACCAGATGAATGCCTGGATCATGAAACCTAAAAATTTTGATCCGAATAAAAAGTATCCTTTATTTATGTTCCAATATTCCGGACCGGGATCTCAACAGGTTGCCAACTCATGGGATAACGGAAATGCGATGTGGTTTAACCACCTTGTACAAAAAGGATATATCGTCGCTTGTGTAGATGGACGCGGAACCGGCTACAAAGGAGCCAAGTATAAAAAGGTAACCTACATGAACTTAGGCAAATATGAGATTGAAGACCAGATTACAGCAGCAAAATGGTTCGGAAACCAATCTTATATTGACAAAAACAGAATCGGAATGTTCGGATGGAGCTTTGGGGGCTATATGACCAGCTTAGCAATGACCAAAGGGGCTGATGTTTTCAAAATGGGAATTGCCGTAGCACCGGTAACCAACTGGAGATATTACGATTCTGTATACACGGAAAGATTTATGAGAACGCCTCAGGAAAATCCTGACGGATACGATAAAAATTCTCCTACGGAATATGCTAATTTATTGAAAGGTAAGTTTCTTCTGATTCATGGGACCGCTGATGACAATGTACATTTCCAGAATTCTATGGAATTTTCTGAAGCTTTGATTCAGAACAAAAAGCAGTTTGATTTCATGGCTTATCCGGACAAAAATCATGGAATCTACGGTGGACAGACAAGACCACAGCTATACCAGAAAATGACAGATTTTATCCTGAATAATTTATAA
- a CDS encoding GLPGLI family protein, which yields MKNIFLTFILLVQVISAQNKRFIYQYDFIPDSTAKDKMVKELMLLDITNGISRFTSQRKYISDSTIISPANVGKMVMPPMDLNIFYTIEKNNGIVFFKTNDYGLGKIKVEDNRDIKWNIFEEKQTFLTYTIQKASCSFGGRKWIAWFTQDIPLQDGPYKFHGLPGLIVKIEDLTRSHIFKLVGISNLRNDYIYPFRNKEMEEKKIDLTSFQKYYLQYRNDPGIEIRQLYMQGKLPDQTDTSGNFRTGAEIVREVEALAKERIKKDNNIIEIDLLK from the coding sequence ATGAAGAATATATTTTTAACTTTTATATTATTAGTTCAGGTAATATCTGCACAAAATAAGAGATTTATATATCAATATGATTTTATACCTGATTCTACAGCTAAAGACAAAATGGTAAAAGAGCTTATGCTTTTAGATATAACAAATGGTATTTCAAGATTTACCAGCCAAAGAAAATATATTTCAGATTCAACCATTATTTCTCCTGCTAATGTGGGGAAAATGGTAATGCCTCCGATGGATTTAAATATATTTTATACGATAGAGAAAAATAATGGAATAGTTTTTTTTAAAACTAATGACTACGGCCTAGGTAAAATCAAAGTTGAAGACAATAGGGATATAAAATGGAATATTTTTGAAGAAAAACAAACTTTTTTAACTTACACCATACAAAAAGCAAGTTGTAGTTTTGGTGGAAGAAAATGGATAGCTTGGTTTACACAGGATATTCCTCTTCAAGATGGTCCCTATAAATTCCACGGACTCCCAGGACTTATTGTTAAAATTGAAGATTTAACACGCAGTCATATCTTTAAACTTGTAGGGATTTCCAATTTACGCAATGATTATATATACCCATTCCGTAATAAAGAAATGGAAGAAAAAAAAATTGACTTAACAAGTTTTCAAAAATATTATTTACAATACAGAAATGATCCTGGGATAGAAATTAGACAACTTTATATGCAAGGAAAATTGCCTGACCAGACCGATACTTCAGGAAACTTCAGGACAGGGGCCGAAATAGTAAGAGAAGTTGAAGCATTGGCAAAAGAAAGAATTAAAAAAGACAATAATATTATTGAAATTGATTTGTTGAAATAA
- a CDS encoding bacteriocin-like protein: MKNLKKLLKNDLKTIEGGFIKDDGCRYKCCWNNQPGNCSETITAAPGQTVSCVEGAKLVLING, from the coding sequence ATGAAGAATTTAAAAAAACTTTTGAAAAATGATTTGAAAACTATTGAAGGAGGTTTCATAAAAGATGACGGATGTCGTTATAAATGTTGTTGGAATAATCAACCTGGTAATTGTAGTGAAACAATTACTGCTGCACCGGGACAAACTGTTAGTTGCGTAGAAGGAGCAAAGCTGGTATTAATAAATGGATAA
- a CDS encoding peptide MFS transporter, whose protein sequence is MKTKHPKGLPYLFFTEMWERFGYYLILGIFVLYVIEPTGMKGGLGLPDKTADDIFGTYIALTYLTPFIGGFLADRVLGYIKSIYLGGFLMAAGYIGMGVFKDLPLFYTSLALIIIGNGFFKPTISTLLGNLYSEEPYKANKDSGYNIFYMGINIGAFICNIIAAFMRNKFGWGEAFITAGVGMLIGMVIFTIGRKHYIHAAQMKPVQEGDTKLSEILIKVFVPAIIAGAIGWFIPGNIFGSDSTDAFIFACVPVIYFYASLYFKAKPEEKSSIGALLSVFLISMFFWAVFKQNGTALTRWANYYTDRSVPAALEKPLEGIYMVDGKSFEDKEVPVYDNQFRSQKDDNGDTKKEIGKDVYFKNISPEQRAALEKNPENKVYLYNTELFQSINPFWVIALTPVIVGFWALLRRRGKEPLTPTKIVLGLFISGLSCLVMVLAVIAGDNGAVKVSPLWLVASYGVITIGELCLSPMGLSFVSKLSPARITALMMGGFFLANSVGNKLSGILASTWYNYENKTNYFLVNFALLIFATLLGLSMLKRLNKIMKEKGH, encoded by the coding sequence ATGAAGACTAAACATCCTAAAGGGCTGCCCTATCTCTTTTTTACAGAAATGTGGGAGCGTTTCGGGTACTACCTGATTCTTGGAATCTTTGTTCTGTATGTAATTGAGCCGACCGGTATGAAAGGAGGGCTTGGACTTCCGGACAAAACTGCTGATGACATTTTCGGAACTTATATTGCACTGACTTACCTTACTCCGTTTATCGGAGGTTTCCTGGCTGACAGGGTTTTAGGATATATCAAATCTATTTATCTCGGTGGCTTTCTAATGGCTGCAGGATACATTGGAATGGGAGTTTTCAAAGATTTGCCTTTATTTTATACTTCCCTGGCCCTGATCATCATCGGAAATGGTTTCTTTAAACCTACCATATCTACCCTTTTGGGAAATCTTTATTCTGAAGAACCTTATAAAGCCAATAAAGATTCGGGATACAATATTTTTTATATGGGAATCAATATCGGAGCATTCATCTGTAACATTATTGCGGCATTTATGCGTAATAAATTTGGTTGGGGGGAAGCCTTCATTACTGCCGGGGTCGGAATGCTGATTGGTATGGTTATTTTCACAATCGGTAGAAAGCACTACATCCATGCTGCACAAATGAAACCTGTACAGGAAGGTGATACGAAGCTTTCTGAAATTCTAATTAAAGTATTTGTTCCTGCCATCATCGCCGGCGCGATTGGTTGGTTTATCCCGGGCAATATCTTTGGAAGTGACAGTACGGACGCTTTCATCTTTGCCTGTGTTCCTGTTATTTACTTTTATGCTTCATTATACTTTAAAGCTAAGCCTGAGGAAAAATCATCAATCGGAGCCCTGCTTTCTGTATTTTTGATCAGTATGTTTTTCTGGGCGGTTTTCAAACAAAACGGTACTGCCCTGACAAGATGGGCTAACTATTATACGGACAGAAGTGTTCCTGCTGCTCTGGAAAAACCATTGGAAGGGATTTATATGGTAGACGGTAAAAGCTTTGAAGATAAAGAAGTTCCTGTATATGATAACCAATTCAGGTCTCAAAAAGATGACAACGGAGATACTAAAAAGGAAATAGGGAAAGATGTTTATTTTAAAAATATCTCACCTGAGCAGCGTGCTGCTTTAGAGAAAAATCCTGAAAATAAAGTGTATCTGTATAATACGGAATTGTTCCAGTCTATTAATCCATTCTGGGTAATTGCTTTAACTCCTGTTATTGTAGGCTTCTGGGCATTATTAAGAAGAAGGGGAAAAGAACCTCTAACTCCCACCAAAATCGTTTTGGGATTGTTTATTTCAGGTTTATCCTGTTTAGTGATGGTTCTAGCGGTAATCGCCGGAGATAACGGAGCAGTAAAAGTTTCTCCGTTGTGGCTGGTAGCCAGCTATGGAGTGATCACGATCGGAGAACTATGTCTTTCTCCCATGGGATTATCTTTTGTTTCAAAGCTTTCACCTGCAAGAATTACGGCATTGATGATGGGAGGATTCTTTCTGGCCAATTCTGTGGGGAATAAACTTTCAGGAATCCTGGCAAGTACATGGTATAACTATGAAAATAAAACGAATTATTTCCTTGTAAATTTCGCTTTGTTAATATTTGCTACCCTTTTAGGACTTTCCATGTTAAAAAGATTAAATAAAATCATGAAGGAAAAAGGACATTAA
- a CDS encoding GLPGLI family protein: MTKEDIAYYNRLNYISDSTFVVTGQHGFKGNRLTSFLIKKNNSNIYQNYEYIGDVNFYKISEEAKQQWNITDSIKVSNNFRLQKATTQFGGRNWIAWFTKDIPMPYGPYKFNGLPGLIMELYDTRKDYYFNVIKSEKIPDDYKRHSLNNYIPRAIPVTQKDLNRLRLDLYSNPFKYAFNGALTIPEGKKLLLDDGTVLSKEQLKPAEANERKKLKSFNNPIELDKAVKYP, translated from the coding sequence ATCACAAAAGAGGATATAGCCTATTATAACAGGCTGAATTATATTAGTGATTCAACGTTTGTTGTCACTGGACAACATGGGTTTAAAGGTAATAGGCTGACTTCCTTTCTTATCAAAAAGAATAATAGCAATATCTATCAAAACTATGAATATATCGGCGATGTAAACTTTTATAAAATATCCGAAGAAGCGAAGCAACAGTGGAATATTACAGACAGTATAAAAGTCTCAAATAATTTCCGGCTTCAAAAAGCCACTACACAATTCGGAGGACGAAACTGGATTGCATGGTTTACAAAAGATATTCCAATGCCTTACGGGCCTTATAAGTTTAACGGCTTGCCGGGATTGATTATGGAACTGTATGATACCAGAAAGGATTACTATTTTAATGTGATTAAAAGTGAAAAGATCCCGGATGATTATAAACGTCATTCATTAAATAATTATATCCCCAGAGCAATACCCGTTACGCAGAAAGATTTAAATAGGCTAAGGCTAGATCTCTATTCCAACCCTTTTAAATATGCATTCAATGGGGCATTGACAATACCGGAAGGAAAGAAACTGCTTTTGGATGACGGAACGGTGCTATCCAAAGAGCAATTAAAGCCGGCCGAAGCCAATGAAAGAAAAAAACTAAAATCTTTTAATAATCCTATTGAGCTGGATAAAGCGGTGAAATACCCTTAG
- a CDS encoding DUF6496 domain-containing protein — protein sequence MSKTKYSEKAQDKVGKVMHEFKEGKLKSSSGKKVTSRKQAVAIGISEAREKGLKVPSKKKSK from the coding sequence ATGAGCAAGACTAAATATTCAGAAAAAGCTCAGGACAAAGTAGGAAAAGTAATGCACGAATTCAAGGAAGGAAAGCTGAAATCTTCTTCCGGAAAGAAAGTGACAAGCAGAAAACAGGCTGTAGCCATTGGTATTTCTGAAGCAAGAGAAAAAGGCTTAAAAGTGCCATCCAAGAAAAAAAGTAAATAA
- a CDS encoding bacteriocin-like protein, giving the protein MKNLKKISRNELKIIEGGFVGDDSEGGYYKCCSNNSDACSECVYIRSRPRCSSGSYPVAC; this is encoded by the coding sequence ATGAAGAATTTAAAAAAAATTTCGAGAAATGAGTTAAAAATTATTGAGGGCGGTTTCGTAGGAGATGATAGTGAAGGAGGATATTATAAATGCTGTTCTAATAACAGTGATGCCTGTAGTGAATGTGTCTATATAAGATCCAGACCTAGATGTAGTAGTGGATCTTATCCTGTAGCTTGCTAA
- the glgP gene encoding alpha-glucan family phosphorylase: MDFRNFKIPYNINPQYSKKTVYFSMEFALEQVLKIYSGGLGFLAGSHMRSAYNLKQDLIGIGILWKFGYYDQARNHDQTLQPVWTRKMYSFLEDTGIKFQIEIHSAPVWVKVWYLDPEIFNTAPMFFLSTDIPENDHVSKTICHKLYDANESTKLAQYILLGKGGAKLLDEMNIEREVYHLNEAHGLPAAFYLLKKYNGNLNKVKEKLVFTTHTPEEAGNEKHNLQLCYDMSYFSGYSKEEVKSIEGADDDRFNHSLCALKMARIANGVSQLHGVVSRAMWNKYPGICEIKSITNAQEFKYWADKALYNAKDENDKTVFDYRKKHLKKKLFSIVADQTGNLFNPDIFTIVWARRFAGYKRADLLLHNKDRFHKLLNNPKYPVQIIWAGKPYPMDYSAISTFNTLVEESKNHKNMAVLTGYELSLSKALKQGSDLWLNNPRVPREASGTSGMTAAMNGSVNLSTDDGWIPEFAKHGENSFVVPKADYLNMSIYEQDNYDLNKLYEILENEILPTYYDRPDQWRKIQYNAMNDVKDQFNSDRMADEYYKILYNEAK; encoded by the coding sequence ATGGATTTCAGGAATTTTAAAATACCTTATAATATCAATCCCCAATATTCTAAAAAAACAGTTTATTTTTCAATGGAGTTTGCCCTTGAACAGGTACTGAAAATATACTCGGGCGGGCTTGGTTTTTTGGCCGGTTCTCATATGAGAAGTGCTTATAACCTGAAACAAGATCTTATCGGAATTGGTATTTTGTGGAAGTTCGGTTATTATGACCAGGCAAGAAATCATGATCAAACCCTACAGCCGGTATGGACGAGAAAAATGTACAGCTTTCTGGAGGATACGGGAATCAAATTTCAGATCGAGATCCACAGTGCTCCGGTTTGGGTGAAGGTATGGTACCTTGATCCTGAAATCTTCAATACAGCACCAATGTTTTTCCTTTCTACAGATATTCCGGAAAATGACCATGTCTCAAAAACAATCTGTCACAAGCTGTATGACGCTAATGAATCTACGAAGCTTGCCCAGTATATCTTACTGGGAAAAGGAGGTGCCAAGTTATTGGATGAAATGAACATCGAAAGAGAGGTATACCACCTGAACGAAGCTCATGGACTTCCAGCAGCATTTTATTTATTAAAAAAATACAACGGAAACCTGAATAAAGTAAAAGAGAAACTTGTTTTCACTACCCACACTCCTGAAGAAGCAGGAAACGAAAAACATAACCTGCAGTTATGTTATGATATGTCCTATTTTTCCGGCTATAGTAAAGAAGAGGTTAAAAGTATCGAAGGAGCCGATGACGACCGGTTTAATCATTCCTTGTGTGCTCTGAAAATGGCCAGAATAGCTAATGGTGTTTCTCAGCTCCACGGTGTAGTTTCCCGGGCTATGTGGAATAAATACCCTGGCATCTGTGAAATTAAGTCTATTACCAATGCTCAGGAATTCAAATATTGGGCAGACAAGGCTCTTTACAATGCCAAAGATGAAAATGATAAGACGGTTTTTGATTACCGGAAAAAACATTTGAAGAAAAAACTCTTCAGCATCGTCGCAGACCAAACCGGAAATCTGTTCAATCCGGATATCTTTACTATTGTCTGGGCCAGAAGATTTGCGGGTTATAAGCGTGCTGATCTTCTTTTACATAATAAAGACAGGTTCCACAAACTTCTGAACAACCCTAAATACCCGGTACAAATTATCTGGGCTGGAAAGCCCTACCCTATGGATTATTCTGCTATTTCTACTTTCAATACATTGGTTGAGGAAAGTAAAAACCACAAAAACATGGCCGTACTGACAGGATATGAGCTTTCATTAAGTAAGGCATTGAAGCAGGGTTCAGACCTATGGCTTAACAATCCAAGAGTTCCACGGGAAGCATCAGGAACTTCAGGAATGACCGCTGCAATGAACGGCTCTGTAAATTTATCGACTGATGACGGATGGATTCCTGAATTTGCAAAACATGGTGAAAATTCTTTTGTGGTACCCAAGGCAGATTACCTGAACATGAGCATCTATGAACAGGACAACTACGACCTCAATAAATTATATGAAATTCTTGAAAATGAAATTCTTCCTACTTATTATGACAGGCCTGACCAGTGGAGAAAGATTCAGTACAATGCGATGAATGATGTTAAGGATCAGTTCAATAGCGACAGAATGGCAGATGAATATTATAAAATACTATATAACGAGGCAAAATAA
- a CDS encoding peptide MFS transporter: protein MDNIEALSPKPDEFVENKNSRHPKGLWVLFGTEMWERFNFYGMRALLTLFMVNSLLIKEADAAIIYGGFLALCYLTPLLGGFIADKYIGNRYAIIIGGSLMAIGQFLLFISASTFSADIGSAKLIMWLALFIIIFGNGFFKPNISSMVGSLYPKQEKSKLDSAFTIFYMGINIGAFLGQFICPYLGDVKDATTGVRDIFAFKWGFLAASIAMIIGTVTFFILKNKYVVTPEGRPIGGLPKNNTTADFEEGESQTAKFSSQFLAITGVIFIALFFAFRYLLVGEFGFNSVEMGQLIKGIIYPFIYAAGIALAFLIMTSAENKVERQRIWVIYIVSFFIIFFWAAFEQAGSSLTFIADNQTDRNILGWNMPPSMVQIFNGIFVVILAVPFSLIWDKLRAKGKEPVSPFKQAMGLALIALSYFIIAHNVKDLGNSGLLAIKWLMLLYFIQTCGELCLSPIGLSLVGKLAPKRFASLLYGVFFISNAAGYALAGSLGALIPATGDKFKKAQEIGVNLQDVLDKKVTLTADQIAAFEKAQLPLHNPTFAGFEIHNLFEFFMVFVVLCGIAAVILGLISPILKKMMHGVN, encoded by the coding sequence ATGGATAATATTGAAGCATTGAGTCCGAAGCCGGATGAATTTGTAGAGAATAAGAATTCCAGACATCCGAAAGGGTTATGGGTTCTTTTCGGAACAGAAATGTGGGAGCGTTTCAACTTTTATGGAATGAGAGCACTTTTAACGCTCTTTATGGTAAATTCCTTATTGATAAAAGAAGCTGATGCAGCGATCATCTATGGTGGATTTCTCGCTTTATGTTATTTAACACCTCTTTTAGGAGGATTTATTGCTGATAAATATATCGGAAACAGATATGCTATCATCATTGGTGGATCATTAATGGCTATCGGTCAGTTTTTACTGTTCATCAGTGCCTCCACTTTCTCTGCGGATATTGGAAGTGCAAAACTTATCATGTGGCTGGCCCTGTTTATTATTATCTTCGGTAATGGATTCTTCAAACCGAATATTTCATCAATGGTGGGAAGTCTTTATCCTAAGCAGGAAAAATCAAAACTTGATTCTGCCTTCACCATTTTCTATATGGGGATCAACATTGGCGCGTTCCTCGGGCAGTTTATCTGTCCGTATCTGGGAGATGTAAAAGATGCTACAACCGGGGTAAGAGACATTTTTGCCTTCAAATGGGGATTCCTTGCAGCTTCTATTGCTATGATAATCGGAACTGTAACTTTCTTTATCCTTAAAAACAAATACGTAGTAACTCCTGAAGGAAGGCCTATCGGTGGGTTACCAAAAAATAATACAACCGCAGATTTTGAAGAAGGAGAATCTCAAACAGCAAAGTTCTCAAGCCAGTTTTTAGCGATTACGGGAGTTATATTTATTGCTCTTTTCTTTGCTTTCAGATATTTGCTTGTAGGAGAATTCGGGTTCAATTCAGTGGAAATGGGACAGCTGATTAAGGGAATCATTTATCCTTTCATCTATGCGGCAGGTATCGCATTAGCCTTCCTGATCATGACTTCTGCTGAAAATAAAGTTGAAAGACAAAGGATCTGGGTAATTTATATTGTATCATTCTTTATTATTTTCTTCTGGGCAGCTTTCGAACAGGCTGGTTCTTCACTAACGTTCATTGCAGACAACCAAACAGACAGAAACATTTTAGGATGGAATATGCCTCCTTCAATGGTTCAGATCTTTAACGGAATCTTTGTAGTTATTTTAGCGGTTCCGTTCAGTTTAATCTGGGATAAATTGAGAGCAAAAGGGAAAGAGCCGGTATCTCCGTTCAAACAGGCTATGGGGCTTGCTCTGATCGCGCTTTCTTATTTTATCATTGCACACAATGTAAAAGATCTTGGCAATTCAGGATTATTGGCTATCAAATGGCTGATGTTATTATACTTTATCCAAACCTGTGGTGAGCTTTGCCTGTCTCCGATCGGTTTATCGTTAGTAGGAAAACTGGCTCCAAAAAGATTCGCTTCTTTATTATATGGCGTTTTCTTCATTTCCAATGCAGCAGGATATGCATTGGCCGGTTCATTAGGAGCCCTTATCCCTGCAACAGGGGATAAATTCAAAAAAGCCCAGGAAATCGGAGTAAACCTTCAGGATGTTCTGGACAAAAAAGTGACCCTGACAGCAGATCAGATTGCGGCATTTGAAAAAGCCCAGCTACCATTACACAATCCTACCTTTGCAGGATTTGAAATCCACAATTTATTTGAGTTTTTCATGGTATTTGTAGT